From the Maioricimonas rarisocia genome, one window contains:
- a CDS encoding CpaB family protein — MAGRRDSRSYRQSGGLWSLAFVFIALSGVAAVATLWATGFFATEATVSREGQVAFPALARPVPAFEAVTRADLIDPATGQLKVMWLAENQVGHGPLRDLSKIIGRVLRRDKQAGYVLTEGDFLPRGSRPGVTGGAPPGTMVIAVEAERIRGLEQLRPGDRFAVYSELPRELRPSVGRIDLAQVYGGRLAPEAAERQSVLRSGIRPVTEEALLVKIQSVDRKRSNSQRPAGLTVPPGRVKGTASGALLASVAVPEADAVAVAQALNGEGTLFVIARSSQPQSTGAAEEPAIPAPLDEKSADAGPESHRPQESHGSGVPVRPAAFLQLQNADGDAATEEGIAVPGLVRDIEAYAALTLEDFVDPSTGEIRYYYFDPGKVPEGAVTDLRELLGRVLKTRLPESRWISESDLFPPATRPGISAGIPVGWTGILLNSLQVRGLDIVEEGSRIDLVAARPINAVHLQEKAQWPMRHGEATFARADREDVFTQADIDVLVERAIVLRCTEREIEVPVVNEQESAASEIELGETIDRKQVTRTQTTEFVTRLATVCVVAVPAESVPAITEALAVRSVRAGDSEVEGRNDGRSSTNDPEGETDPVRVAEDHEVAIFAVLRSGNPEPPSRPDGIPAKDIVAQWGSRWADRFLQFFSAVQRDTSVHEVEHIRGDAVNVEYWVNGKPLNAWPEGLIEDAALMDVLSDEPGNTPPTPRPQRD; from the coding sequence ATGGCAGGTCGAAGGGACAGTCGCTCGTATCGCCAGAGTGGCGGCCTGTGGTCGCTCGCATTCGTGTTCATCGCGCTGAGCGGCGTGGCGGCTGTCGCAACCCTCTGGGCGACCGGATTCTTTGCGACTGAGGCGACGGTGTCGCGGGAAGGTCAGGTGGCTTTCCCTGCGCTCGCCCGTCCCGTCCCGGCGTTCGAAGCGGTGACCCGCGCGGACCTGATCGATCCTGCGACCGGCCAGCTCAAGGTGATGTGGCTCGCCGAGAACCAGGTGGGCCACGGACCACTTCGCGATCTCTCGAAGATCATCGGTCGGGTGCTCAGGCGCGACAAGCAGGCGGGTTACGTTCTGACCGAAGGCGACTTCCTGCCGCGTGGTTCGCGGCCGGGAGTCACGGGGGGCGCGCCTCCCGGCACGATGGTGATTGCGGTGGAAGCCGAGCGGATTCGCGGGCTGGAGCAACTTCGGCCCGGCGATCGCTTTGCCGTCTACAGTGAGCTGCCCCGCGAACTCCGTCCGTCGGTGGGCAGAATCGACCTGGCGCAGGTGTATGGCGGCCGTCTTGCCCCCGAGGCAGCCGAGCGGCAGTCGGTCCTCCGCAGTGGAATCCGCCCCGTCACCGAAGAAGCTCTTCTTGTCAAGATCCAATCGGTCGACAGAAAGCGGTCGAACTCACAGCGACCGGCAGGACTGACGGTCCCCCCGGGACGGGTGAAGGGAACCGCATCCGGAGCGCTGCTGGCATCCGTTGCCGTTCCGGAAGCGGACGCTGTCGCCGTGGCCCAGGCGCTGAATGGCGAAGGAACACTGTTCGTGATCGCCCGTTCGAGTCAGCCGCAAAGCACTGGCGCGGCCGAAGAACCGGCGATCCCGGCGCCTCTTGACGAGAAGTCGGCGGATGCGGGCCCCGAGTCGCACCGTCCACAAGAGAGTCATGGTTCCGGTGTGCCGGTCCGTCCGGCTGCTTTTCTGCAGCTGCAGAATGCGGATGGCGATGCGGCGACGGAGGAAGGGATTGCGGTTCCGGGCCTGGTCCGCGACATCGAGGCGTACGCGGCGCTGACCCTCGAGGACTTCGTCGATCCATCCACGGGAGAGATTCGTTACTACTACTTTGATCCCGGTAAAGTTCCGGAGGGGGCCGTCACCGATCTGCGCGAACTTCTCGGGCGCGTGCTGAAGACGCGACTGCCTGAGTCCCGCTGGATCAGTGAATCCGATCTGTTTCCACCGGCGACACGTCCGGGAATCTCGGCGGGGATTCCAGTCGGCTGGACCGGGATTCTGCTCAATTCACTGCAGGTCCGTGGACTGGACATCGTCGAGGAAGGGAGCCGGATCGATCTGGTCGCCGCACGCCCGATCAATGCCGTGCATCTGCAGGAGAAGGCTCAATGGCCAATGCGTCATGGCGAGGCGACGTTCGCCCGTGCGGATCGTGAAGACGTGTTTACTCAGGCGGACATCGACGTCCTCGTGGAACGGGCAATCGTTCTGAGATGTACCGAGCGTGAGATAGAGGTGCCTGTCGTCAATGAACAGGAATCGGCTGCCTCCGAGATCGAACTCGGGGAGACGATCGATCGCAAGCAGGTCACCCGAACGCAGACAACGGAATTCGTCACACGGCTGGCAACGGTCTGTGTCGTGGCTGTGCCGGCCGAGTCGGTTCCGGCAATCACCGAAGCACTCGCAGTCCGCTCGGTCAGGGCCGGCGACAGCGAGGTAGAGGGCCGAAACGACGGCCGATCCAGCACAAACGACCCGGAGGGAGAAACGGACCCGGTTCGCGTCGCCGAGGATCACGAGGTCGCTATTTTCGCGGTCCTTCGGTCGGGCAATCCGGAACCGCCGAGTCGGCCGGATGGGATTCCTGCGAAGGACATCGTTGCCCAATGGGGCAGCCGCTGGGCCGACCGATTTCTCCAGTTCTTCAGTGCCGTGCAGAGGGACACGTCCGTTCACGAGGTGGAACACATTCGCGGGGACGCCGTCAACGTGGAGTACTGGGTCAATGGCAAGCCACTCAATGCGTGGCCGGAGGGCCTCATCGAGGATGCGGCCCTGATGGATGTGCTGTCTGACGAGCCCGGAAACACACCGCCAACCCCGCGGCCCCAACGGGACTGA